A region of Candidatus Obscuribacterales bacterium DNA encodes the following proteins:
- a CDS encoding hydantoinase B/oxoprolinase family protein: MSGGWQFFVDRGGTFTDVVAVAPDGAVHVRKLLSDNPDHYRDATVAAVQQLSGQDKVSMVKVGTTIATNALLERKGEKTVFVTTKGFADALRIGYQNRPNIFARHIVMPDVLYSRVIEVSERVGADGEILVSLNPDIAFQDLQQAYADGFRSCAIVLMHGYRYPAHEDKLKQLAKQIGFTNISVSNEVSPLIKFVSRGDTTVADAYLSPVLGRYVDELTKDLPECKLVFMQSNGGLVEGKSFRGKDSLLSGPAGGIVGAVKTSQKAGFDKIIAFDMGGTSTDVSHFDGSLERTQETEIAGTRIRVPMLAIHTVAAGGGSILSFDGQRYRVGPQSAGANPGPACYRKGGPLTVTDCNVLLGKIQPDHFPHIFGTGNEPLDKAVVQTKFAELGIDSPLEQIAEGFLTIAVQKMSNAIKKISIERGHDVSEYALCCFGGAGGQHACLIAQSLGIKTVFIHNYAGVLSAYGIGLADMSVIRQQTVELPLSKENLQTVENYFARLINEARGGLETQAIPVESIDVKRTVQMRYQGSDSTIEIDFAVQEEMAKSFTEKHQRLFGFALLGKQLIVESIAVDATGKMKQPATKSESTITPAQQISTTKFFSGNAWHSAPVYERNRLQAKQSIIGPAIIVEDTGTNIVEPGWQATTNPEGHLVLTAIANQQQQMAIDDSSKKVDPIKLELFNNLFMSIAENMGVTLQSTSHSVNIKERLDFSCAIFDSEGNLIANAPHIPVHLGSMGDSIRSVIETNKDSIKPRNIYALNNPYNGGTHLPDITVVTPVFTTSANKPVFFVASRAHHADIGGITPGSMPPSSKTIEEEGVLIDNFLLVSDGTFHEHEFRSLLTKGKYPARNPAQNIADIQAQIAANEKGLRELEQLIARYGQQTVIDYMHYVQENAEESVRRAISNLKDGSFTTSLDDGSQITVKLSIDQKNRSAKIDFTGTSAQQATNFNAPAAITKAAVLYVFRTLVNDDIPLNEGCLKPLTLVIPECSLLSPKYPAAIVAGNVETSQAIVDCLYAAMGVLAASQGTMNNFTFGNDNYQYYETICGGSGAGPSFNGTDAVQTHMTNSRLTDPEVLENRYPVVLESFAIRQNSGGKGKFHGGNGVIRRLRFKEKMTASILSNRRRIAPFGIHGGQEALPGKNYIERSRGCKDDFAATASSTVEPGDVFTIETPGGGGWG; this comes from the coding sequence ATGTCAGGCGGCTGGCAATTCTTCGTTGATCGTGGTGGCACATTCACCGATGTCGTGGCAGTGGCGCCAGACGGGGCTGTGCACGTCCGCAAATTGCTTAGCGACAATCCGGATCATTACAGAGATGCAACAGTTGCTGCCGTCCAGCAACTAAGCGGACAAGACAAAGTATCCATGGTTAAGGTCGGAACGACAATTGCCACCAACGCCTTACTTGAGCGTAAAGGTGAAAAGACCGTATTTGTCACGACAAAAGGATTCGCCGACGCTCTGCGCATAGGTTATCAGAACCGCCCGAATATATTTGCTCGCCATATCGTCATGCCCGATGTGCTTTATTCGCGTGTAATTGAGGTCAGCGAAAGAGTTGGTGCCGATGGCGAAATACTTGTGTCGCTCAATCCAGACATTGCCTTTCAAGATTTGCAACAAGCATACGCGGACGGATTTCGCTCATGCGCCATTGTCTTAATGCATGGCTATCGATATCCAGCGCATGAAGACAAGCTGAAACAACTGGCAAAGCAAATTGGTTTCACCAACATTTCTGTCTCCAATGAAGTAAGTCCGCTCATCAAATTTGTTTCCCGAGGAGACACCACCGTTGCCGACGCCTATTTGTCTCCCGTATTAGGCCGGTATGTTGACGAACTGACTAAAGATCTTCCGGAGTGCAAGCTTGTCTTTATGCAATCAAACGGCGGACTTGTAGAGGGGAAATCCTTCCGTGGCAAAGATAGTCTGTTATCCGGGCCGGCTGGCGGAATTGTTGGAGCAGTCAAGACAAGTCAAAAGGCCGGCTTCGATAAAATCATCGCTTTCGATATGGGCGGCACATCAACAGACGTATCTCACTTTGATGGATCGCTTGAACGAACTCAAGAAACAGAAATTGCCGGAACACGAATTCGTGTACCAATGCTTGCCATACACACGGTGGCTGCCGGTGGTGGATCCATTCTTAGCTTTGACGGACAACGATATCGCGTTGGTCCACAATCTGCCGGCGCTAATCCAGGCCCAGCTTGTTATCGCAAGGGCGGTCCGTTGACCGTCACAGACTGTAATGTCCTTTTGGGCAAGATACAACCTGATCATTTCCCGCACATATTCGGCACGGGCAACGAGCCTTTAGACAAAGCTGTCGTGCAAACAAAATTCGCCGAACTCGGAATTGATTCGCCACTTGAACAAATAGCGGAGGGCTTCCTCACCATTGCTGTACAGAAGATGTCCAACGCAATTAAAAAGATATCCATTGAGCGCGGGCATGATGTTAGCGAATATGCCCTTTGTTGTTTCGGTGGTGCAGGTGGGCAGCATGCTTGTCTCATTGCCCAGTCTCTAGGAATAAAGACGGTATTTATTCACAACTACGCAGGAGTCCTTTCCGCCTACGGTATTGGACTTGCGGATATGAGTGTCATTAGACAACAAACAGTTGAGCTTCCTCTATCAAAGGAAAATCTGCAAACAGTTGAAAATTATTTTGCAAGACTGATTAATGAGGCAAGGGGAGGCCTGGAAACACAAGCTATTCCTGTTGAATCAATAGATGTAAAACGCACAGTACAGATGCGCTATCAGGGCTCTGACAGCACGATAGAGATTGATTTTGCCGTCCAGGAAGAGATGGCGAAGAGTTTCACCGAAAAACATCAGCGGCTTTTTGGCTTCGCGTTGCTAGGCAAGCAATTAATAGTTGAGTCAATTGCTGTCGATGCGACAGGCAAAATGAAACAACCAGCAACCAAGAGTGAATCAACAATCACCCCCGCGCAACAAATCAGCACAACCAAGTTTTTCTCCGGCAATGCATGGCATTCAGCCCCTGTTTACGAGCGAAATCGACTACAGGCAAAGCAAAGCATAATCGGCCCGGCAATCATAGTTGAAGATACCGGCACAAACATCGTCGAGCCCGGCTGGCAAGCAACCACAAATCCGGAAGGTCACCTTGTATTGACTGCCATCGCAAATCAACAGCAACAAATGGCTATTGACGATTCTTCCAAAAAGGTAGATCCAATTAAATTGGAATTGTTCAATAACCTATTCATGTCCATAGCTGAAAATATGGGCGTCACACTGCAAAGCACCAGTCATTCAGTTAACATCAAAGAACGTCTCGACTTCTCTTGCGCGATTTTTGACAGCGAGGGAAATCTCATAGCAAATGCGCCACATATCCCGGTGCATCTGGGCTCAATGGGAGACAGTATCCGTAGCGTTATTGAAACCAACAAAGACTCGATTAAACCAAGAAATATCTACGCGCTAAACAATCCCTACAACGGTGGCACCCACCTACCGGACATCACCGTTGTAACTCCCGTATTTACCACTTCAGCAAACAAGCCTGTTTTCTTTGTAGCATCGCGAGCCCATCACGCCGACATTGGAGGCATAACTCCGGGCTCAATGCCGCCGTCAAGCAAAACAATTGAAGAGGAAGGCGTACTAATAGATAACTTCCTACTGGTCAGTGACGGCACATTCCACGAACACGAGTTTCGTTCGCTATTAACCAAAGGAAAATATCCAGCGCGCAACCCAGCTCAAAATATTGCCGATATCCAGGCGCAAATCGCAGCAAACGAAAAAGGCTTACGCGAATTAGAACAGCTAATTGCGCGTTATGGGCAACAAACCGTAATTGACTACATGCATTACGTCCAAGAAAACGCCGAAGAATCCGTACGACGCGCGATAAGCAATCTAAAAGACGGAAGCTTTACCACTTCGCTTGATGATGGCAGCCAGATAACTGTTAAGCTCTCGATAGATCAAAAAAACCGCTCAGCAAAAATTGATTTCACCGGCACATCCGCTCAACAGGCAACTAACTTCAACGCACCGGCGGCAATCACAAAAGCGGCTGTCCTCTATGTTTTCCGCACACTCGTTAACGATGATATTCCCCTCAACGAAGGATGCCTGAAACCTTTAACACTGGTAATCCCAGAATGTTCACTTCTAAGCCCTAAATATCCAGCAGCTATCGTAGCAGGCAATGTGGAAACGTCACAGGCAATTGTTGATTGTCTGTATGCCGCTATGGGGGTTTTGGCCGCCTCGCAAGGCACCATGAACAACTTCACCTTCGGCAACGATAATTACCAGTACTACGAAACAATTTGCGGCGGCTCCGGGGCTGGTCCATCATTCAATGGCACCGATGCCGTACAGACACACATGACCAATTCGCGACTAACAGATCCGGAAGTTTTGGAAAATCGTTATCCTGTAGTCCTTGAATCATTCGCCATTCGGCAAAATAGCGGTGGCAAAGGAAAGTTTCATGGGGGCAATGGTGTAATTCGCCGCCTACGATTTAAAGAAAAAATGACCGCATCCATTCTTTCAAACCGACGCAGAATAGCTCCGTTTGGCATTCACGGGGGACAAGAAGCTCTGCCAGGCAAGAATTACATAGAGCGCAGCAGAGGCTGCAAGGACGACTTTGCAGCAACAGCATCGTCCACTGTCGAACCAGGCGATGTCTTTACCATCGAAACACCAGGCGGAGGCGGCTGGGGTTAA
- a CDS encoding alpha/beta hydrolase produces MSNQVPLENVPATQEVSAKDAGSADLAEYRAPGLLAHAKDGCGCHGAKTKTQGDTGSAKDNLEKKSVNSAGLQSEVCQGEVVVPVFFTTERKPVLDKQGRVTGFADEPNYVEKDGSVEVEVTRGKIYKRFKVDRGCRATRGEVESIGWRTGPQCMGMKTDEIQTLSEEKYFAELNASLANGYTDKIDLFAPGYSIRFTGGVGQASEIEVGELKSRKRGDFNTDIEQACDVAGHGAHPVELFSWASNGHMLGYPADDRNVKYSLFGTWRNELQLRGEKILGGPKSMNVIVHSKFAEPEIESMWIRGMLNSCQTKPQEKFNKIVLCASDYGLRTFALMADKVAENTDELSAAVNPNDKALWLSKLAHGGELPLGMASPADVMKYHKQLQHVRFINYGSAIQPPKGYDPRRWAAYYVSHFPPGAVIAKITNNRENDMSDGMCMKEVPGTNHLYYELTTDCSLQKK; encoded by the coding sequence ATGTCAAATCAAGTTCCGTTGGAAAATGTGCCGGCAACGCAGGAAGTTTCTGCAAAAGACGCCGGCTCTGCCGATTTAGCAGAGTATCGCGCTCCCGGACTTCTAGCGCATGCTAAAGACGGTTGTGGTTGCCACGGCGCCAAAACCAAGACTCAAGGCGATACCGGCTCTGCCAAAGATAATCTGGAGAAGAAGTCGGTGAATTCTGCCGGTCTGCAGAGCGAAGTCTGTCAGGGTGAAGTGGTGGTGCCTGTTTTTTTTACTACCGAACGTAAGCCTGTTTTGGACAAACAAGGACGAGTTACCGGGTTTGCAGACGAGCCTAACTATGTGGAAAAAGACGGCTCCGTAGAAGTTGAAGTGACCCGCGGCAAAATATACAAGCGCTTCAAGGTTGATAGAGGTTGCCGGGCGACCAGGGGCGAAGTCGAAAGTATCGGCTGGAGAACAGGCCCACAATGCATGGGTATGAAAACAGACGAAATTCAGACGTTAAGCGAAGAGAAGTACTTCGCTGAATTGAACGCGTCGCTGGCCAATGGCTACACCGACAAAATTGATCTTTTCGCGCCTGGATACAGCATTAGATTTACAGGTGGTGTTGGACAGGCTTCAGAGATCGAAGTCGGCGAATTGAAATCAAGGAAGCGTGGCGATTTTAACACCGATATCGAACAGGCTTGTGACGTAGCTGGACACGGCGCTCATCCGGTGGAATTGTTTTCCTGGGCATCCAATGGACACATGCTTGGGTATCCTGCCGATGATCGCAATGTGAAGTACAGTCTATTTGGTACCTGGCGCAACGAGCTTCAACTACGTGGTGAAAAAATCCTCGGCGGGCCGAAATCCATGAACGTAATTGTTCACAGTAAATTTGCCGAGCCGGAAATCGAGTCCATGTGGATTCGCGGAATGTTGAATAGCTGTCAGACAAAGCCGCAGGAAAAGTTCAATAAGATTGTTCTTTGTGCCTCCGACTATGGTTTGCGCACATTCGCTCTCATGGCTGACAAAGTTGCTGAAAATACAGACGAGCTTTCAGCTGCTGTTAATCCCAATGACAAAGCTCTATGGCTGTCTAAGCTGGCCCATGGTGGTGAACTCCCCTTGGGAATGGCTTCACCGGCAGACGTAATGAAATACCATAAGCAACTACAGCATGTTCGCTTTATAAATTACGGGTCGGCAATTCAGCCGCCGAAAGGATATGATCCCAGGCGCTGGGCAGCTTATTATGTAAGCCATTTTCCGCCGGGAGCTGTCATTGCCAAGATTACAAATAATCGTGAAAATGACATGTCCGACGGCATGTGCATGAAGGAAGTGCCCGGCACAAATCATTTGTATTATGAGTTAACCACTGATTGCTCTCTGCAAAAGAAGTAA
- a CDS encoding SDR family oxidoreductase encodes MKRLAVVTGGNRGLGFEACRQLAKKGIDVILTSRDAKKGQAAADELKSAGLPVTFHQLDVNSEESISALKNFIEKEHGKLDILVNNAGVMIDRKNNGDEYPSVLKAELETFRQTMESNVFGVLRLCQVFIPLMKKNNYGRIVNVSSGMGQLSYMSGGWPAYRVSKTALNSLTAILAYEVKDTNILINSVCPGWVKTEMGGPNATRNVEEGVDTMVYLATLPDNGPRGKLLRDRQIIAW; translated from the coding sequence ATGAAGCGCCTAGCTGTAGTAACCGGTGGCAATCGCGGGTTAGGCTTTGAAGCTTGCCGTCAACTGGCGAAAAAAGGCATCGATGTAATCCTTACAAGTAGGGACGCCAAGAAAGGACAAGCCGCCGCCGACGAATTAAAGTCTGCCGGTTTGCCGGTGACGTTTCATCAATTGGATGTTAATTCTGAAGAGAGTATTTCAGCCCTGAAAAACTTCATTGAGAAGGAGCATGGCAAGCTGGATATTCTTGTGAACAATGCCGGTGTCATGATTGATCGCAAGAACAACGGTGATGAATACCCATCTGTTTTAAAGGCAGAATTAGAAACTTTCAGACAGACCATGGAGAGCAATGTCTTTGGTGTGCTCAGGCTTTGTCAGGTATTCATTCCGCTCATGAAAAAGAACAATTACGGACGCATAGTCAACGTCTCGTCGGGAATGGGGCAGCTGTCTTACATGAGTGGTGGTTGGCCGGCTTATCGGGTTTCCAAAACAGCACTCAATAGCTTGACCGCCATTCTTGCCTATGAGGTTAAGGACACCAATATTTTGATCAACTCTGTGTGCCCAGGTTGGGTGAAAACAGAAATGGGCGGACCAAATGCCACGCGCAATGTCGAAGAGGGTGTGGACACAATGGTATATTTGGCCACATTGCCAGATAACGGACCGAGGGGCAAATTGCTCAGAGATCGTCAGATAATTGCTTGGTAG